One genomic segment of Paenibacillus xylanexedens includes these proteins:
- a CDS encoding FliA/WhiG family RNA polymerase sigma factor, which produces MNERKASHLNHSDLWEKWKEHGDLEAKKTLIEKYLHIVNYVSGRLAVGLPKNVPKDDLESNGVMGLIDALEKFDYERGLQFETYASWRVRGAILDGLRQGDWVPRSVREKAKRIEDAYQQLEQSYLRSVSDEEMSEYLDVSTKDFQHMLQEVAVMSLCSLEDPIREEESETRLSLMVDEKAKNPDYKVNEFYLKEALVQGLDKLTVKERTVVSLLYYEDLSLSEIAEVMSLSPSRISQLHSKAILRLRGTLDKQKDLLMRKD; this is translated from the coding sequence TTGAACGAGCGTAAAGCTTCACATTTGAACCATTCTGATCTGTGGGAAAAGTGGAAAGAACATGGAGATCTTGAAGCCAAGAAAACTTTGATTGAAAAGTATCTTCATATTGTAAATTATGTATCCGGTCGACTGGCTGTTGGTTTACCCAAAAATGTTCCCAAGGATGACTTGGAGAGCAATGGCGTTATGGGATTAATTGATGCATTGGAGAAGTTCGACTATGAACGTGGTCTGCAATTTGAAACTTATGCATCATGGAGGGTCCGCGGAGCCATTCTTGACGGTCTGCGTCAAGGTGATTGGGTTCCGCGTTCTGTGCGTGAGAAGGCCAAGCGAATTGAAGACGCCTACCAACAGCTGGAACAAAGTTATCTCAGGTCTGTTAGTGATGAGGAAATGAGCGAGTACTTGGACGTATCCACTAAAGATTTTCAACATATGCTTCAGGAAGTGGCAGTCATGTCACTTTGCTCGCTGGAGGACCCAATTCGTGAGGAAGAGTCGGAGACTCGTCTGTCTTTGATGGTGGATGAGAAAGCCAAAAATCCGGATTATAAAGTGAATGAGTTTTATTTGAAGGAAGCTTTGGTGCAAGGGCTTGACAAGTTGACGGTAAAAGAGAGAACGGTTGTTTCACTCTTGTATTACGAGGATCTTTCTCTTAGTGAAATTGCTGAGGTTATGTCTCTTTCTCCGTCTCGTATATCCCAGTTACATTCCAAGGCAATATTACGATTACGCGGCACGTTGGACAAACAGAAAGATTTGTTGATGCGTAAAGATTAA
- a CDS encoding endolytic transglycosylase MltG yields MDKRSLWIGLGSGMIIGAVLLQLATVGQNALSDSNLDPEQTANMTKEQLETAAKSLDMKVVGSEEELYTEAEWVEKKKQESSELQGETATPPETVTSTETPAEPEKPQEPATSEVEGQKEITEPKTTEPVTPSNPKGATVSFKVRSGNSLAIVAANLKTAGIVDDAQAFIKAGKAERINTKIQVGTYALEKGESFKSIIAKITKEPSN; encoded by the coding sequence ATGGACAAGCGATCCTTATGGATTGGTCTGGGGAGCGGCATGATTATTGGTGCAGTTTTGCTTCAACTGGCCACAGTCGGACAAAATGCATTATCCGATAGTAATCTGGACCCCGAGCAGACTGCCAATATGACCAAAGAACAACTTGAAACAGCCGCAAAAAGCCTGGATATGAAGGTGGTCGGTTCTGAAGAGGAATTGTACACAGAAGCTGAGTGGGTAGAGAAGAAAAAGCAGGAAAGCAGTGAGTTGCAAGGGGAAACAGCAACACCACCTGAGACAGTAACCTCTACGGAAACACCTGCAGAGCCTGAGAAGCCACAAGAGCCTGCTACAAGTGAAGTTGAAGGGCAGAAAGAGATAACTGAGCCGAAAACAACAGAACCTGTAACGCCGAGCAATCCGAAAGGCGCAACAGTATCATTCAAAGTACGTTCAGGCAATAGTCTGGCGATCGTTGCAGCAAACCTAAAAACCGCGGGAATCGTAGATGATGCTCAAGCATTCATAAAGGCTGGCAAGGCTGAGCGAATCAATACCAAAATCCAAGTGGGTACCTATGCGCTTGAAAAAGGCGAAAGTTTCAAATCCATTATCGCAAAAATTACGAAAGAACCGTCAAACTGA
- a CDS encoding isoprenyl transferase, with protein MIKRVRSWWNGADKQETLTISEDNIPQHVAIIMDGNGRWAKRLGLPRIAGHQNGMKAVKRATIAADELGIKYLTMYAFSTENWTRPKEEVDFLMRLPQEFLAIELDELIEKNVRIRMMGQEEHLPSHTINALREAIRLTEHNTGLVLNFAMNYGSRREMTDCVKQIALQVKSGELSAEDITPELIDRHMLTVDMPDPDLLIRTSGELRLSNFMLWQLAYSELWFTDIYWPEFGKKHLLEAVAEYQRRTRRYGGLK; from the coding sequence ATGATCAAACGGGTTCGGTCGTGGTGGAATGGGGCTGACAAGCAGGAAACGCTGACTATATCCGAGGACAATATCCCGCAGCACGTCGCCATCATCATGGACGGCAATGGACGATGGGCCAAACGTTTGGGACTGCCGCGTATAGCCGGGCACCAAAATGGCATGAAGGCGGTCAAACGTGCGACCATCGCGGCGGATGAACTGGGCATCAAATATCTGACGATGTACGCTTTTTCGACAGAAAACTGGACGCGTCCAAAAGAAGAAGTGGATTTTCTGATGCGACTTCCGCAAGAATTTCTAGCTATAGAGCTGGATGAACTTATAGAAAAAAATGTGCGCATTCGCATGATGGGTCAAGAGGAACATTTACCTTCTCATACCATTAATGCCTTGCGGGAAGCCATTCGTCTTACGGAACATAATACAGGTCTCGTTTTGAACTTTGCAATGAACTATGGAAGTCGTCGTGAAATGACGGACTGTGTTAAACAGATCGCTCTGCAGGTGAAATCGGGGGAACTATCGGCAGAGGATATAACACCTGAACTCATTGATAGACATATGCTGACGGTTGACATGCCTGATCCGGATCTGCTGATCCGGACGAGCGGAGAGTTGAGATTAAGCAACTTTATGCTTTGGCAGCTTGCATATAGTGAATTATGGTTTACGGATATATACTGGCCCGAATTTGGCAAAAAGCATTTGCTTGAAGCAGTAGCCGAATATCAGCGCAGAACAAGGCGTTACGGCGGTTTGAAATAG
- the tsf gene encoding translation elongation factor Ts, translating into MAVNASAVKELRERTGAGMLDCKKALEEANGDVTKAAELLREKGLSAAASKAGRAATEGVVESYIHAGGRIGVLVEVNCETDFVGKTDQFKDFVKDVAMQIAAANPKFVTREEVPADELEKEKEILKAQALNEGKPEKIIEKMVEGRIGKYYEEYCLLEQTFVKDPDKTISQLLNEKISQIGENISIRRFVRYELGEGLEKKVDNFVEEVMSQVNK; encoded by the coding sequence ATGGCAGTTAATGCGAGTGCAGTAAAAGAACTTCGCGAAAGAACGGGCGCTGGTATGCTCGATTGCAAAAAAGCACTGGAAGAAGCAAACGGTGATGTAACAAAAGCAGCTGAATTGTTGCGTGAGAAAGGTCTTTCTGCAGCAGCAAGCAAAGCAGGCCGTGCAGCAACTGAAGGCGTTGTTGAATCTTACATCCACGCTGGTGGACGTATTGGTGTCTTGGTTGAAGTTAACTGTGAAACAGACTTCGTTGGTAAAACGGATCAATTTAAGGATTTCGTTAAAGATGTAGCTATGCAAATCGCTGCAGCTAATCCTAAATTTGTTACACGCGAAGAAGTTCCTGCAGATGAGCTGGAAAAAGAAAAAGAAATCCTGAAAGCTCAAGCTCTTAACGAAGGCAAACCAGAGAAAATCATTGAAAAAATGGTTGAAGGCCGTATCGGTAAATACTACGAAGAGTACTGCCTGCTGGAACAAACTTTCGTTAAAGATCCAGACAAAACGATCTCTCAATTGCTGAACGAAAAAATCAGCCAAATTGGTGAAAACATCTCCATCCGTCGTTTCGTTCGTTACGAACTGGGTGAAGGTCTTGAGAAAAAAGTAGACAACTTCGTAGAAGAAGTTATGTCCCAAGTAAACAAATAA
- the pyrH gene encoding UMP kinase, with translation MEQPVFKRVVLKVSGESLSGQNGYGIDADTISSIAQQVKEVVALGVQVAIVCGGGNIWRGIAGSENGIDRATADYMGMLATVMNSLALQDALEQIEVPTRVQTSIAMQQIAEPYIRRRAIRHLEKGRVVIFAAGTGNPFFSTDTTAALRAAEIEAEVILMAKNKVDGVYSADPFKDSTAVKFDQLTYMDILNKDLGVMDSTASSLCKDNNIPLIVFAITEQGNIKRVVLGERIGTIVKGSVD, from the coding sequence TTGGAACAGCCAGTATTTAAACGTGTTGTCTTAAAGGTCAGCGGAGAGTCTCTTTCCGGTCAAAACGGCTACGGTATTGATGCAGATACGATCTCGTCGATTGCCCAACAGGTAAAAGAGGTTGTTGCACTTGGTGTACAGGTTGCTATTGTATGTGGCGGCGGAAACATCTGGCGTGGTATTGCCGGTAGCGAAAACGGCATCGATCGTGCAACTGCCGATTATATGGGTATGCTGGCGACAGTAATGAACTCGCTGGCACTGCAAGATGCTTTGGAACAGATTGAAGTGCCTACGCGTGTACAGACATCTATTGCAATGCAACAGATTGCAGAGCCTTATATTCGTCGTAGAGCTATTCGCCATCTGGAGAAAGGCCGGGTCGTTATTTTTGCAGCAGGTACAGGTAACCCGTTCTTTTCCACGGATACAACAGCAGCACTGCGCGCAGCGGAGATTGAAGCAGAAGTTATCTTGATGGCCAAAAATAAAGTTGATGGTGTATACTCAGCAGATCCGTTTAAGGACAGTACAGCTGTGAAATTTGATCAGTTGACTTACATGGATATTCTTAACAAAGACCTTGGTGTAATGGATTCAACGGCATCCTCGCTTTGTAAGGACAACAACATCCCGTTGATCGTATTTGCCATTACGGAACAAGGTAACATCAAACGTGTTGTTCTGGGTGAACGTATCGGAACAATCGTTAAAGGGAGTGTAGATTAA
- a CDS encoding 1-deoxy-D-xylulose-5-phosphate reductoisomerase, with translation MKKIAILGSTGSIGTQTLDVVDMHPELFQVEGLAAGGNTDLLIEQTKRYRPKKVSVGSNELAEKIAPHLPAGTQLFYGNEGLVEVAAGTDAHTVVTAVVGSVGLESTLAAIDAGKQIGLANKETLVTAGHIVTTRAAAKGVSLLPVDSEHSAIFQCLNGENRERLTGITLTASGGSFRDLTREQLKNVTIEDALKHPNWSMGSKITIDSATMVNKGLEVIEAHWLFGLRYDQINVLLHPESVIHSYVEFDDTSIIAQLGNPDMRVPIQYALTYPDRLPSPAQRLSLAQAGKLHFREMDMERFPCLRMAYECGKMGGTATTAFNAANEVAVARFLRKEISFLKIEDIIASVLEAHHNVDEPDLQEIARCDQESRKLAASL, from the coding sequence ATGAAAAAAATTGCGATTCTCGGGTCAACCGGTTCCATTGGAACCCAGACACTGGATGTAGTTGACATGCATCCAGAACTCTTTCAAGTGGAGGGACTGGCTGCCGGAGGCAATACAGACCTGCTGATTGAACAAACCAAACGTTACCGGCCGAAGAAAGTATCAGTGGGGTCCAACGAACTGGCGGAGAAGATAGCTCCACATTTGCCAGCAGGAACGCAACTATTTTATGGCAACGAAGGACTCGTAGAAGTTGCGGCAGGAACCGATGCGCATACGGTTGTTACAGCGGTGGTGGGCAGTGTTGGATTGGAGTCAACGCTTGCTGCCATAGACGCAGGCAAACAGATCGGACTGGCCAACAAGGAGACATTGGTTACAGCGGGGCATATCGTTACGACAAGAGCGGCTGCCAAAGGAGTCTCTTTACTGCCCGTTGATAGTGAGCACTCTGCGATATTCCAATGCTTAAATGGTGAAAACAGAGAACGCCTGACAGGCATCACGCTCACCGCTTCAGGCGGATCATTCCGTGATCTTACCCGTGAACAGTTGAAGAACGTGACTATAGAGGATGCACTTAAACATCCAAATTGGTCAATGGGCTCCAAAATCACGATAGACTCGGCAACGATGGTTAACAAGGGTCTCGAGGTCATTGAAGCACATTGGTTATTTGGTCTTCGATATGATCAGATTAATGTATTGCTTCACCCAGAGAGTGTTATTCATTCCTATGTGGAATTTGATGACACAAGCATCATCGCACAACTGGGGAATCCGGATATGCGAGTTCCCATTCAATATGCACTGACTTACCCTGACCGCTTGCCATCACCGGCACAGCGTCTGTCTCTTGCTCAAGCTGGGAAATTACATTTCCGTGAGATGGATATGGAACGGTTCCCGTGTTTAAGAATGGCGTATGAGTGTGGTAAAATGGGAGGAACCGCAACAACGGCGTTTAATGCAGCCAACGAGGTTGCTGTAGCCCGTTTCTTGCGTAAAGAGATTTCATTCCTTAAAATAGAAGATATTATTGCTTCTGTGCTGGAAGCACACCACAATGTGGACGAGCCTGATCTGCAGGAGATCGCACGTTGTGATCAGGAGAGCCGTAAGCTTGCGGCCAGTCTGTAA
- a CDS encoding phosphatidate cytidylyltransferase, which yields MKQRLTTGIIAGVLFLGFCMLGGPWYHGLVLLMALIGYYEFVKMTGVMPFSGVALIGYAGVFAIVFPWEMLWEARPLSLFQVIWIVMLVLMTASVVTKNKVPVNTVAMLFLGVLYIGIGFYYIAESRHLLHGLFWTFLLLGSIWASDAGAYFVGKLIGKNKLWPSISPNKTIEGALGGIVIAIVTSVIFALVSDGLLSWQRAIVIGIACAVVGQMGDLIQSAYKRVYNIKDSGSLLPGHGGILDRCDSWIVVFPFVHILMLLPY from the coding sequence TTGAAACAGCGACTAACGACAGGAATCATAGCAGGTGTGTTGTTTTTAGGTTTTTGCATGCTGGGCGGACCCTGGTACCATGGTTTGGTATTGCTTATGGCTCTCATCGGTTATTATGAATTTGTTAAAATGACCGGGGTGATGCCTTTTTCAGGTGTGGCCCTGATTGGATATGCTGGTGTGTTTGCCATTGTGTTTCCTTGGGAAATGCTGTGGGAGGCAAGACCGCTATCCTTATTTCAGGTCATCTGGATAGTAATGCTTGTACTGATGACAGCTTCGGTTGTCACCAAAAATAAGGTTCCCGTGAATACAGTAGCGATGCTTTTCCTTGGCGTATTGTATATAGGGATCGGTTTCTATTACATTGCAGAATCCAGACATCTGCTTCATGGGTTGTTCTGGACGTTCCTGTTACTGGGCTCCATATGGGCCAGTGATGCAGGAGCTTATTTTGTAGGGAAACTCATTGGTAAAAACAAACTGTGGCCTTCCATCAGTCCAAACAAGACTATAGAGGGTGCACTGGGTGGCATCGTAATTGCAATTGTTACTTCTGTTATTTTTGCATTAGTATCAGATGGTTTGCTTTCCTGGCAGAGAGCGATTGTGATCGGAATTGCCTGTGCAGTTGTAGGTCAGATGGGTGACTTGATCCAGTCTGCATACAAACGTGTATATAATATCAAGGATTCAGGCAGTCTTCTCCCAGGGCATGGAGGCATTCTTGATCGGTGCGACAGCTGGATTGTTGTTTTTCCATTCGTACATATACTAATGCTACTGCCCTACTAA
- the rseP gene encoding RIP metalloprotease RseP: METIQVVFLTVLMFFVIVTVHEWGHYYFAKRAGILVREFAIGFGPKLFSYKRNETQFTLRLLPFGGYARMAGEDPELVEIQEGQTIAVRSADDQVKMIYLDQLDNRKNVIRGEVIFIDMERALKLQLDVDGEIQEYRIHPQAMLVSRGKQTQIAPKDRQFGSKTVGQRALAIFAGPLMNFILAFVLFAVYAQMAGVPVENPKNLQIGEVLEGGAADQANLQKGDIIETINGTAIGTDSQKMVSMIADSKDKPMEWTLRRGSDTFNITITPRAVEGQEGGKVGIVPTLPTRSVGFAETFKVSGVAMVDTTKIIFEGFKHLINQFNMDDIGGPVRTFEVTGQIAKQGIEQLTRWAAILSLYLGIFNLLPIPALDGSRLVFLGIEALRGRPVDPNREGMVHFIGFAMLFVLMLAVTYNDILRLING, from the coding sequence TTGGAAACCATACAAGTGGTATTTCTAACGGTGCTCATGTTCTTTGTCATCGTGACGGTTCATGAATGGGGGCATTATTATTTTGCCAAACGCGCCGGTATTCTTGTACGGGAGTTTGCGATCGGTTTTGGTCCCAAATTGTTCTCATATAAAAGAAACGAGACCCAGTTTACATTGCGTTTGTTGCCTTTTGGTGGATATGCACGAATGGCAGGGGAAGATCCGGAACTGGTAGAGATCCAGGAAGGACAGACCATCGCGGTAAGATCAGCGGATGACCAGGTGAAGATGATCTATCTTGACCAGCTGGATAACCGTAAAAATGTAATACGTGGTGAAGTCATCTTCATTGATATGGAGAGAGCGCTGAAGCTTCAACTCGATGTAGATGGAGAGATTCAGGAGTATCGTATTCATCCTCAAGCAATGTTGGTAAGTCGTGGTAAACAAACGCAGATTGCACCGAAAGATCGTCAATTCGGCAGCAAAACTGTTGGACAGCGTGCATTGGCTATTTTTGCGGGCCCACTCATGAACTTTATCTTGGCCTTTGTGCTGTTTGCTGTATATGCGCAGATGGCAGGAGTTCCAGTGGAAAATCCAAAAAATCTTCAAATTGGTGAAGTGCTTGAAGGTGGGGCAGCCGATCAGGCGAACCTGCAAAAGGGCGATATTATCGAAACCATCAATGGTACTGCTATTGGTACCGATTCACAAAAAATGGTGTCGATGATTGCCGATTCCAAAGATAAGCCGATGGAATGGACGCTGCGCCGGGGTTCGGATACGTTTAATATAACGATTACTCCACGTGCTGTAGAAGGACAAGAGGGCGGTAAAGTGGGAATCGTACCTACGTTACCAACCCGATCTGTTGGATTTGCAGAGACATTTAAAGTCTCAGGTGTGGCCATGGTTGATACAACCAAAATAATATTTGAAGGTTTTAAACATCTGATCAATCAATTCAACATGGATGATATTGGTGGTCCAGTTCGTACATTTGAAGTGACAGGGCAAATTGCTAAACAAGGGATTGAGCAGTTAACGAGATGGGCAGCGATTTTGAGTCTATACCTTGGAATTTTCAACCTGCTACCAATACCTGCACTGGACGGCAGTCGTCTGGTATTTTTGGGAATTGAAGCGCTGCGCGGCAGACCTGTTGATCCCAATCGCGAAGGCATGGTGCATTTCATCGGATTTGCGATGTTGTTTGTGTTGATGCTGGCAGTAACTTACAATGATATATTACGTTTAATTAACGGATAA
- a CDS encoding chemotaxis protein CheD: MIEDKSVVKVGMADLNIAHLPGVIRTTGLGSCVGLTMYDPHLKLAGMAHVMLPTSEIAREGKLNTAKYADTALPELLEKMIKLGASHSRIVSKMAGGSQMFAFAGAGDTMRIGPRNADSCREWLQKLNIPLLAEDTGGNYGRTIEMDCETGLLTIRSVQMGVKEL, from the coding sequence ATGATTGAGGACAAAAGCGTCGTTAAAGTCGGTATGGCGGATTTAAACATCGCTCATCTTCCTGGTGTAATCCGTACGACTGGTTTGGGTTCGTGTGTGGGATTAACAATGTATGACCCACATTTGAAGCTGGCTGGAATGGCGCATGTCATGCTTCCTACTTCAGAGATCGCCCGTGAAGGGAAACTGAACACTGCGAAATATGCGGATACGGCGTTGCCTGAGCTTTTGGAAAAGATGATTAAACTAGGCGCTTCTCACTCACGTATTGTGTCTAAAATGGCCGGAGGCTCTCAGATGTTTGCCTTTGCTGGCGCTGGAGATACAATGCGTATTGGACCAAGGAATGCAGATTCTTGTCGAGAGTGGCTTCAAAAACTCAATATCCCTCTTCTAGCAGAAGATACGGGTGGGAATTATGGACGAACGATTGAGATGGATTGTGAAACTGGACTTTTGACTATTCGAAGCGTACAAATGGGTGTAAAGGAACTATAA
- the frr gene encoding ribosome recycling factor has translation MPQAVKQHAEERMEKAIQALRRDLATLRAGRATPALLDRIQVEYYGAMTPLNQLANISTPDSRTLMIQPWDKSSMSDIERAIMKSDLGLTPANDGSMIRLSIPALTEERRAELVKLTKKFGEEGKVAIRNIRRDANDDIKKLEKSDISEDESRRHQDDIQKSTDKFIAEVDKVLAAKEKEIMEV, from the coding sequence ATGCCACAAGCGGTTAAACAACATGCCGAAGAGCGTATGGAAAAAGCAATTCAAGCATTGCGTCGTGACCTGGCTACTTTGCGTGCAGGCCGCGCAACTCCAGCTCTTCTGGACCGAATTCAGGTAGAGTATTATGGAGCAATGACGCCATTGAATCAACTCGCTAATATCAGTACTCCGGATTCCCGTACACTGATGATTCAGCCTTGGGACAAATCCTCCATGAGTGACATCGAGCGTGCCATCATGAAATCGGATCTGGGTCTTACTCCAGCCAATGATGGTAGCATGATCCGTTTGTCTATTCCGGCATTGACGGAAGAACGCAGAGCGGAACTTGTTAAGCTGACGAAGAAGTTTGGTGAAGAAGGTAAAGTAGCGATTCGTAACATTCGCCGTGATGCGAATGATGACATCAAGAAACTGGAAAAGTCAGATATTTCTGAGGATGAATCCCGGAGACATCAAGATGATATCCAAAAATCGACCGACAAGTTTATTGCTGAAGTCGATAAGGTACTCGCTGCCAAAGAAAAAGAAATCATGGAAGTGTAA
- the rpsB gene encoding 30S ribosomal protein S2, whose protein sequence is MAVISMKQLLEAGVHFGHQTRRWNPKMDRYIFTERNGIYIIDLQKTVKKVEEAYNFVKGIAGENGKILFVGTKKQAQDSVKEEAERAGQFYINQRWLGGTLTNFQTIQKRIDRLKQLEAWEEDGTFAVLPKKEVILLRKEKDRLEKFLGGIKNMKGLPSALFIIDPRKERIAVAEARKLGIPIVGIVDTNCDPDEIDYVIPGNDDAIRAVKLLTGKMADAVIEANQGEETSA, encoded by the coding sequence ATGGCAGTAATCTCCATGAAGCAGCTTCTCGAAGCTGGGGTACACTTCGGTCACCAAACTCGTCGTTGGAACCCAAAAATGGATCGTTATATCTTCACTGAAAGAAACGGAATTTACATCATCGATTTGCAAAAAACGGTGAAAAAAGTCGAAGAGGCTTACAATTTCGTTAAAGGAATCGCAGGAGAGAATGGTAAAATTCTTTTCGTGGGCACTAAGAAACAAGCTCAAGATTCTGTTAAAGAAGAAGCTGAACGTGCTGGTCAATTCTACATTAACCAACGCTGGCTCGGCGGTACCCTGACTAACTTCCAAACTATTCAAAAACGTATTGATCGTTTGAAACAGTTGGAAGCTTGGGAAGAAGACGGTACATTCGCTGTATTGCCTAAAAAAGAAGTTATCTTGCTTCGCAAAGAAAAAGATCGTCTGGAGAAATTCTTGGGCGGTATTAAAAATATGAAAGGCCTGCCAAGCGCCCTGTTCATCATCGATCCACGCAAAGAGCGTATCGCTGTTGCGGAAGCTCGCAAATTGGGTATCCCAATTGTTGGTATCGTTGATACTAACTGCGATCCGGATGAGATCGATTATGTTATCCCAGGTAATGACGACGCGATCCGCGCTGTTAAATTGCTGACAGGTAAAATGGCTGATGCTGTAATCGAAGCTAACCAAGGCGAAGAAACTTCCGCTTAA
- a CDS encoding DUF342 domain-containing protein, whose protein sequence is MTQRTALEQCLNIVLSDDKCTAYLEFSKEEEGFACTIEELEQFVANKGIKQGVSREALLLFVNNPETYLKDKYKIAEGVAPIQGTDGFIKVLVGMDDTNERRPLESEDGTVDYKEVTRLNNVRSGQIIAERIAPSDGIPGRAVTGEEIPYRPGKEARFKVGKNVVINPDGSAMYAALDGLVTKTEGNKLNVFPVYEVNGDVDYNNGNIDFVGTVVIRGNVLTGFKVKAAGDIRVVGGVEGAELEAGGSIEITGGIIGYNKGLVQAGHNVKCTFIQEGNVDAGEDVLVSQSIMHSNIRAGHGVICAGTKGLIVGGSIQAGQNVSARVVGNSMSTVTSIEVGVLPKLRNELNDLRKEVREQMDSLDKTKKALTLLDQLAAAGQLTPDKMSMRIKLNATQKSALRISEETKMRIFEIEKALEDTSNARVDILKMIYGGSKIVIGRYTKFIKDPVSRISFYYHDGDITMVPYV, encoded by the coding sequence GTGACACAGCGGACTGCTTTGGAACAATGTTTAAACATTGTTTTATCGGACGACAAATGCACAGCCTACCTTGAATTTTCCAAAGAGGAAGAAGGCTTTGCCTGCACGATCGAGGAACTTGAACAATTTGTGGCAAACAAGGGCATCAAACAAGGTGTATCGCGAGAGGCATTATTACTTTTTGTGAACAACCCTGAAACCTATTTGAAAGATAAATACAAGATTGCAGAAGGTGTCGCTCCCATTCAAGGAACAGATGGCTTCATCAAGGTTCTGGTTGGAATGGACGATACGAATGAACGACGACCACTGGAATCGGAAGATGGAACTGTCGATTACAAAGAAGTGACCCGGTTAAACAATGTCCGTAGTGGTCAGATCATTGCAGAGCGGATCGCTCCTAGCGATGGCATACCAGGCAGGGCAGTAACGGGTGAGGAAATTCCTTATCGTCCGGGAAAAGAAGCTCGGTTTAAAGTTGGGAAAAACGTTGTGATTAACCCGGATGGTTCTGCGATGTATGCTGCACTGGATGGGCTGGTTACCAAAACGGAAGGTAACAAACTGAATGTGTTTCCGGTTTATGAAGTCAATGGTGACGTTGACTACAATAACGGTAATATCGACTTTGTAGGCACAGTTGTCATACGAGGCAATGTACTTACCGGATTTAAAGTAAAAGCAGCAGGTGACATTCGTGTCGTCGGAGGTGTCGAAGGAGCTGAACTGGAAGCAGGCGGCTCAATCGAAATTACCGGTGGTATTATTGGTTATAACAAAGGACTGGTACAAGCAGGCCATAATGTTAAATGTACTTTCATTCAAGAAGGCAACGTAGATGCCGGTGAAGATGTTCTGGTTTCCCAAAGTATTATGCATTCCAATATTCGTGCTGGCCACGGTGTCATCTGTGCGGGAACCAAAGGTCTTATTGTCGGTGGCTCGATCCAGGCTGGTCAGAACGTCTCAGCGCGTGTTGTGGGCAACAGCATGTCCACGGTCACTTCCATTGAGGTTGGTGTGCTACCAAAGCTGCGTAACGAACTCAATGATTTGCGCAAGGAAGTCAGAGAGCAGATGGATTCCTTGGACAAAACGAAGAAAGCTTTGACATTGCTGGATCAATTAGCTGCTGCTGGACAACTAACTCCAGATAAGATGTCGATGCGAATCAAGCTGAATGCTACGCAGAAATCTGCTCTTCGTATAAGTGAAGAAACGAAAATGCGTATCTTTGAAATTGAAAAGGCACTTGAAGATACAAGTAATGCTCGTGTTGATATTCTGAAGATGATTTATGGAGGCTCTAAAATAGTTATCGGCAGATACACGAAATTTATTAAAGATCCAGTGAGTCGAATTTCATTTTATTATCACGATGGTGATATTACGATGGTTCCATACGTTTAA